The Salvelinus alpinus chromosome 35, SLU_Salpinus.1, whole genome shotgun sequence genome window below encodes:
- the LOC139564021 gene encoding nuclear receptor subfamily 1 group D member 2-like isoform X4 has translation MHCMSCHTNPEINGMVLLCKVCGDVASGFHYGVHACEGCKGFFRRSIQHSIWYKKCLKMENCTVIRINRNRCQQCRFKKCLTVGMSRDSVRFGRIPKREKQRMLLEMQNAMNNMVMNNNSQLHSMLHGTQSPPCPMEVLPNDGISSSSASSSSSISSSSDSNPSSPRSVQDSMETSSSSASSYSSDSGDDEVPPSRVCHRGTFTYRLEQQHPIKEEVEDSPSQVAGETVKDRRDSRMEELQESRNRCNEDTRGCQPSCSHQHVTNIPYREERVVYQQQPAQLNCGPSGGMPEASYSLHHRSHNTMHNVQTVSNGYSGPSYSLQDHKTNLVIPGLYVDPSQRSQEIWEEFSLSFIPAVREVVGFAKRIPGFRDLPEYDQVSLLKNGTFEVLMVRFASLFDVSERTVTFLTGKCYSLELLRSLRAGELLTSMCDFSEKLAALQLDKDEMSLFIAVVLVSADRSGIQDLKSVEALQDRLIRALRSLIMKNHAKETTTFTKLLLKLPELRSLNNIHSEELLAFKVHS, from the exons ATGCATTGTATGAGTTGCCACACTAATCCAG AGATCAACGGCATGGTGTTGTTGTGTAAGGTGTGCGGCGACGTGGCCTCAGGGTTCCACTATGGCGTACACGCCTGCGAGGGCTGTAAG GGTTTCTTCAGGAGGAGCATCCAGCATAGCATCTGGTATAAGAAGTGTCTGAAGATGGAGAACTGCACCGTCATAAGGATCAACAGGAACCGCTGTCAGCAGTGCCGCTTCAAGAAGTGTCTGACTGTGGGCATGTCTAGAGACT CTGTTAGGTTTGGCCGCATCCCGAAGAGAGAGAAGCAGCGCATGCTGTTGGAGATGCAGAACGCCATGAACAACATGGTGATGAACAACAACAGCCAGCTCCACAGTATGCTCCACGGCACCCAGAGTCCACCCTGCCCCATGGAAGTGCTCCCCAATGACGgcatctcctcttcctctgcctcttCTTCCTCATCTATCTCGTCTTCATCAGACTCCAACCCTTCCTCACCCCGTTCCGTTCAAGACTCCATGGAGACCAGCTCTAGCTCCGCCTCTTCCTATTCGTCGGATAGCGGTGATGACGAGGTTCCTCCTTCCAGGGTGTGTCATCGGGGCACATTCACGTACCGCCTTGAGCAGCAACACCCCATCAAAGAGGAAGTGGAGGATTCGCCTTCGCAGGTCGCCGGGGAAACTGTAAAAGATAGGAGAGACAGCCGCATGGAGGAACTGCAGGAGAGCCGGAACCGCTGCAACGAAGACACCAGGGGTTGCCAGCCTAGTTGCAGTCATCAACACGTCACCAACATTCCCTACCGGGAAGAGAGAGTTGTTTACCAGCAGCAGCCTGCGCAGCTAAACTGCGGCCCCAGTGGTGGCATGCCAGAAGCCTCCTACAGCCTCCATCACAGGAGCCACAACACAATGCACAACGTACAGACCGTCTCCAATGGTTACAGTGGACCATCATACAGCCTACAGGACCACAAGACAAACTTG GTCATTCCTGGTCTCTATGTGGACCCCAGTCAGCGCAGCCAGGAGATCTGGGAGGAGTTCTCCCTGAGTTTCATCCCGGCCGTGCGCGAGGTTGTGGGGTTTGCCAAGAGGATCCCGGGCTTCCGAGACCTCCCCGAGTACGACCAAGTCAGCCTGCTCAAAAACGGAACGTTTGAG gtgcttATGGTGCGCTTTGCTTCATTGTTCGACGTGTCCGAGCGCACCGTGACCTTCCTGACGGGGAAGTGTTACAGCTTGGAGCTGCTGCGCTCGCTGCGGGCCGGGGAGCTGCTCACCTCCATGTGTGACTTCAGCGAGAAGCTGGCCGCTCTGCAGCTGGACAAGGATGAGATGAGCCTCTTCATTGCCGTCGTCCTCGTCTCCGCCG ATCGTTCGGGGATCCAGGACTTGAAGTCAGTGGAGGCGCTGCAGGACAGGCTGATCAGAGCGCTGCGGAGTCTGATCATGAAGAACCACGCCAAGGAGACTACCACCTTCACCAAGCTGCTGCTGAAGCTGCCTGAGCTGCGCTCCCTCAACAACATACACTCTGAAGAACTGCTGGCCTTCAAAGTGCACTCGTAA
- the LOC139564021 gene encoding nuclear receptor subfamily 1 group D member 2-like isoform X2 — translation MGSIKPGGVITYISSGSASNPESCLSDSCSSYLCSSPPHPSLPSRAVGIMVDIARATTAKHPRSHGTEKTGRSTSAKSSITKINGMVLLCKVCGDVASGFHYGVHACEGCKGFFRRSIQHSIWYKKCLKMENCTVIRINRNRCQQCRFKKCLTVGMSRDSVRFGRIPKREKQRMLLEMQNAMNNMVMNNNSQLHSMLHGTQSPPCPMEVLPNDGISSSSASSSSSISSSSDSNPSSPRSVQDSMETSSSSASSYSSDSGDDEVPPSRVCHRGTFTYRLEQQHPIKEEVEDSPSQVAGETVKDRRDSRMEELQESRNRCNEDTRGCQPSCSHQHVTNIPYREERVVYQQQPAQLNCGPSGGMPEASYSLHHRSHNTMHNVQTVSNGYSGPSYSLQDHKTNLVIPGLYVDPSQRSQEIWEEFSLSFIPAVREVVGFAKRIPGFRDLPEYDQVSLLKNGTFEVLMVRFASLFDVSERTVTFLTGKCYSLELLRSLRAGELLTSMCDFSEKLAALQLDKDEMSLFIAVVLVSADRSGIQDLKSVEALQDRLIRALRSLIMKNHAKETTTFTKLLLKLPELRSLNNIHSEELLAFKVHS, via the exons ATGGGATCAATCAAGCCAG GTGGTGTAATAACTTACATCTCTTCTGGCTCCGCCTCCAACCCGGAGTCCTGTTTGAGTGACAGCTGCAGCAGCTACCTGTGCTCGTCTCCGCCTCATCCCTCACTGCCAAGCCGGGCAGTAGGAATCATGGTGGACATCGCCCGCGCTACAACAGCCAAGCACCCACGTAGCCACGGCACAGAGAAGACTGGGCGATCTACTTCCGCCAAGAGCAGCATCACCA AGATCAACGGCATGGTGTTGTTGTGTAAGGTGTGCGGCGACGTGGCCTCAGGGTTCCACTATGGCGTACACGCCTGCGAGGGCTGTAAG GGTTTCTTCAGGAGGAGCATCCAGCATAGCATCTGGTATAAGAAGTGTCTGAAGATGGAGAACTGCACCGTCATAAGGATCAACAGGAACCGCTGTCAGCAGTGCCGCTTCAAGAAGTGTCTGACTGTGGGCATGTCTAGAGACT CTGTTAGGTTTGGCCGCATCCCGAAGAGAGAGAAGCAGCGCATGCTGTTGGAGATGCAGAACGCCATGAACAACATGGTGATGAACAACAACAGCCAGCTCCACAGTATGCTCCACGGCACCCAGAGTCCACCCTGCCCCATGGAAGTGCTCCCCAATGACGgcatctcctcttcctctgcctcttCTTCCTCATCTATCTCGTCTTCATCAGACTCCAACCCTTCCTCACCCCGTTCCGTTCAAGACTCCATGGAGACCAGCTCTAGCTCCGCCTCTTCCTATTCGTCGGATAGCGGTGATGACGAGGTTCCTCCTTCCAGGGTGTGTCATCGGGGCACATTCACGTACCGCCTTGAGCAGCAACACCCCATCAAAGAGGAAGTGGAGGATTCGCCTTCGCAGGTCGCCGGGGAAACTGTAAAAGATAGGAGAGACAGCCGCATGGAGGAACTGCAGGAGAGCCGGAACCGCTGCAACGAAGACACCAGGGGTTGCCAGCCTAGTTGCAGTCATCAACACGTCACCAACATTCCCTACCGGGAAGAGAGAGTTGTTTACCAGCAGCAGCCTGCGCAGCTAAACTGCGGCCCCAGTGGTGGCATGCCAGAAGCCTCCTACAGCCTCCATCACAGGAGCCACAACACAATGCACAACGTACAGACCGTCTCCAATGGTTACAGTGGACCATCATACAGCCTACAGGACCACAAGACAAACTTG GTCATTCCTGGTCTCTATGTGGACCCCAGTCAGCGCAGCCAGGAGATCTGGGAGGAGTTCTCCCTGAGTTTCATCCCGGCCGTGCGCGAGGTTGTGGGGTTTGCCAAGAGGATCCCGGGCTTCCGAGACCTCCCCGAGTACGACCAAGTCAGCCTGCTCAAAAACGGAACGTTTGAG gtgcttATGGTGCGCTTTGCTTCATTGTTCGACGTGTCCGAGCGCACCGTGACCTTCCTGACGGGGAAGTGTTACAGCTTGGAGCTGCTGCGCTCGCTGCGGGCCGGGGAGCTGCTCACCTCCATGTGTGACTTCAGCGAGAAGCTGGCCGCTCTGCAGCTGGACAAGGATGAGATGAGCCTCTTCATTGCCGTCGTCCTCGTCTCCGCCG ATCGTTCGGGGATCCAGGACTTGAAGTCAGTGGAGGCGCTGCAGGACAGGCTGATCAGAGCGCTGCGGAGTCTGATCATGAAGAACCACGCCAAGGAGACTACCACCTTCACCAAGCTGCTGCTGAAGCTGCCTGAGCTGCGCTCCCTCAACAACATACACTCTGAAGAACTGCTGGCCTTCAAAGTGCACTCGTAA
- the LOC139564021 gene encoding nuclear receptor subfamily 1 group D member 2-like isoform X1 — MRKKEQMKLYTFRLYIAEGLCKSGKSLERKKGGPSSTIAGEYEERRRKGPAAPIPVPDVHLDATAHQMIMAKKKGRCKVPGCTGGVITYISSGSASNPESCLSDSCSSYLCSSPPHPSLPSRAVGIMVDIARATTAKHPRSHGTEKTGRSTSAKSSITKINGMVLLCKVCGDVASGFHYGVHACEGCKGFFRRSIQHSIWYKKCLKMENCTVIRINRNRCQQCRFKKCLTVGMSRDSVRFGRIPKREKQRMLLEMQNAMNNMVMNNNSQLHSMLHGTQSPPCPMEVLPNDGISSSSASSSSSISSSSDSNPSSPRSVQDSMETSSSSASSYSSDSGDDEVPPSRVCHRGTFTYRLEQQHPIKEEVEDSPSQVAGETVKDRRDSRMEELQESRNRCNEDTRGCQPSCSHQHVTNIPYREERVVYQQQPAQLNCGPSGGMPEASYSLHHRSHNTMHNVQTVSNGYSGPSYSLQDHKTNLVIPGLYVDPSQRSQEIWEEFSLSFIPAVREVVGFAKRIPGFRDLPEYDQVSLLKNGTFEVLMVRFASLFDVSERTVTFLTGKCYSLELLRSLRAGELLTSMCDFSEKLAALQLDKDEMSLFIAVVLVSADRSGIQDLKSVEALQDRLIRALRSLIMKNHAKETTTFTKLLLKLPELRSLNNIHSEELLAFKVHS, encoded by the exons ATGAGAAAGAAGGAACAAATGAAGCTGTATACCTTCAGGTTATACATCGCTGAAGGCCTATGCAAAAGTGGAAAGAGTCTGGAGCGCAAGAAAGGTGGTCCCAGTTCCACTATTGCTGGTGagtatgaggagaggaggaggaaaggaccCGCTGCTCCAATTCCAGTCCCTGATGTGCACCTGGATGCCACAGCCCACCAGATGATTATGGCTAAAAAGAAGGGGAGATGCAAGGTACCAGGGTGCACAG GTGGTGTAATAACTTACATCTCTTCTGGCTCCGCCTCCAACCCGGAGTCCTGTTTGAGTGACAGCTGCAGCAGCTACCTGTGCTCGTCTCCGCCTCATCCCTCACTGCCAAGCCGGGCAGTAGGAATCATGGTGGACATCGCCCGCGCTACAACAGCCAAGCACCCACGTAGCCACGGCACAGAGAAGACTGGGCGATCTACTTCCGCCAAGAGCAGCATCACCA AGATCAACGGCATGGTGTTGTTGTGTAAGGTGTGCGGCGACGTGGCCTCAGGGTTCCACTATGGCGTACACGCCTGCGAGGGCTGTAAG GGTTTCTTCAGGAGGAGCATCCAGCATAGCATCTGGTATAAGAAGTGTCTGAAGATGGAGAACTGCACCGTCATAAGGATCAACAGGAACCGCTGTCAGCAGTGCCGCTTCAAGAAGTGTCTGACTGTGGGCATGTCTAGAGACT CTGTTAGGTTTGGCCGCATCCCGAAGAGAGAGAAGCAGCGCATGCTGTTGGAGATGCAGAACGCCATGAACAACATGGTGATGAACAACAACAGCCAGCTCCACAGTATGCTCCACGGCACCCAGAGTCCACCCTGCCCCATGGAAGTGCTCCCCAATGACGgcatctcctcttcctctgcctcttCTTCCTCATCTATCTCGTCTTCATCAGACTCCAACCCTTCCTCACCCCGTTCCGTTCAAGACTCCATGGAGACCAGCTCTAGCTCCGCCTCTTCCTATTCGTCGGATAGCGGTGATGACGAGGTTCCTCCTTCCAGGGTGTGTCATCGGGGCACATTCACGTACCGCCTTGAGCAGCAACACCCCATCAAAGAGGAAGTGGAGGATTCGCCTTCGCAGGTCGCCGGGGAAACTGTAAAAGATAGGAGAGACAGCCGCATGGAGGAACTGCAGGAGAGCCGGAACCGCTGCAACGAAGACACCAGGGGTTGCCAGCCTAGTTGCAGTCATCAACACGTCACCAACATTCCCTACCGGGAAGAGAGAGTTGTTTACCAGCAGCAGCCTGCGCAGCTAAACTGCGGCCCCAGTGGTGGCATGCCAGAAGCCTCCTACAGCCTCCATCACAGGAGCCACAACACAATGCACAACGTACAGACCGTCTCCAATGGTTACAGTGGACCATCATACAGCCTACAGGACCACAAGACAAACTTG GTCATTCCTGGTCTCTATGTGGACCCCAGTCAGCGCAGCCAGGAGATCTGGGAGGAGTTCTCCCTGAGTTTCATCCCGGCCGTGCGCGAGGTTGTGGGGTTTGCCAAGAGGATCCCGGGCTTCCGAGACCTCCCCGAGTACGACCAAGTCAGCCTGCTCAAAAACGGAACGTTTGAG gtgcttATGGTGCGCTTTGCTTCATTGTTCGACGTGTCCGAGCGCACCGTGACCTTCCTGACGGGGAAGTGTTACAGCTTGGAGCTGCTGCGCTCGCTGCGGGCCGGGGAGCTGCTCACCTCCATGTGTGACTTCAGCGAGAAGCTGGCCGCTCTGCAGCTGGACAAGGATGAGATGAGCCTCTTCATTGCCGTCGTCCTCGTCTCCGCCG ATCGTTCGGGGATCCAGGACTTGAAGTCAGTGGAGGCGCTGCAGGACAGGCTGATCAGAGCGCTGCGGAGTCTGATCATGAAGAACCACGCCAAGGAGACTACCACCTTCACCAAGCTGCTGCTGAAGCTGCCTGAGCTGCGCTCCCTCAACAACATACACTCTGAAGAACTGCTGGCCTTCAAAGTGCACTCGTAA
- the LOC139564021 gene encoding nuclear receptor subfamily 1 group D member 2-like isoform X3, with product MQGGVITYISSGSASNPESCLSDSCSSYLCSSPPHPSLPSRAVGIMVDIARATTAKHPRSHGTEKTGRSTSAKSSITKINGMVLLCKVCGDVASGFHYGVHACEGCKGFFRRSIQHSIWYKKCLKMENCTVIRINRNRCQQCRFKKCLTVGMSRDSVRFGRIPKREKQRMLLEMQNAMNNMVMNNNSQLHSMLHGTQSPPCPMEVLPNDGISSSSASSSSSISSSSDSNPSSPRSVQDSMETSSSSASSYSSDSGDDEVPPSRVCHRGTFTYRLEQQHPIKEEVEDSPSQVAGETVKDRRDSRMEELQESRNRCNEDTRGCQPSCSHQHVTNIPYREERVVYQQQPAQLNCGPSGGMPEASYSLHHRSHNTMHNVQTVSNGYSGPSYSLQDHKTNLVIPGLYVDPSQRSQEIWEEFSLSFIPAVREVVGFAKRIPGFRDLPEYDQVSLLKNGTFEVLMVRFASLFDVSERTVTFLTGKCYSLELLRSLRAGELLTSMCDFSEKLAALQLDKDEMSLFIAVVLVSADRSGIQDLKSVEALQDRLIRALRSLIMKNHAKETTTFTKLLLKLPELRSLNNIHSEELLAFKVHS from the exons ATGCAAG GTGGTGTAATAACTTACATCTCTTCTGGCTCCGCCTCCAACCCGGAGTCCTGTTTGAGTGACAGCTGCAGCAGCTACCTGTGCTCGTCTCCGCCTCATCCCTCACTGCCAAGCCGGGCAGTAGGAATCATGGTGGACATCGCCCGCGCTACAACAGCCAAGCACCCACGTAGCCACGGCACAGAGAAGACTGGGCGATCTACTTCCGCCAAGAGCAGCATCACCA AGATCAACGGCATGGTGTTGTTGTGTAAGGTGTGCGGCGACGTGGCCTCAGGGTTCCACTATGGCGTACACGCCTGCGAGGGCTGTAAG GGTTTCTTCAGGAGGAGCATCCAGCATAGCATCTGGTATAAGAAGTGTCTGAAGATGGAGAACTGCACCGTCATAAGGATCAACAGGAACCGCTGTCAGCAGTGCCGCTTCAAGAAGTGTCTGACTGTGGGCATGTCTAGAGACT CTGTTAGGTTTGGCCGCATCCCGAAGAGAGAGAAGCAGCGCATGCTGTTGGAGATGCAGAACGCCATGAACAACATGGTGATGAACAACAACAGCCAGCTCCACAGTATGCTCCACGGCACCCAGAGTCCACCCTGCCCCATGGAAGTGCTCCCCAATGACGgcatctcctcttcctctgcctcttCTTCCTCATCTATCTCGTCTTCATCAGACTCCAACCCTTCCTCACCCCGTTCCGTTCAAGACTCCATGGAGACCAGCTCTAGCTCCGCCTCTTCCTATTCGTCGGATAGCGGTGATGACGAGGTTCCTCCTTCCAGGGTGTGTCATCGGGGCACATTCACGTACCGCCTTGAGCAGCAACACCCCATCAAAGAGGAAGTGGAGGATTCGCCTTCGCAGGTCGCCGGGGAAACTGTAAAAGATAGGAGAGACAGCCGCATGGAGGAACTGCAGGAGAGCCGGAACCGCTGCAACGAAGACACCAGGGGTTGCCAGCCTAGTTGCAGTCATCAACACGTCACCAACATTCCCTACCGGGAAGAGAGAGTTGTTTACCAGCAGCAGCCTGCGCAGCTAAACTGCGGCCCCAGTGGTGGCATGCCAGAAGCCTCCTACAGCCTCCATCACAGGAGCCACAACACAATGCACAACGTACAGACCGTCTCCAATGGTTACAGTGGACCATCATACAGCCTACAGGACCACAAGACAAACTTG GTCATTCCTGGTCTCTATGTGGACCCCAGTCAGCGCAGCCAGGAGATCTGGGAGGAGTTCTCCCTGAGTTTCATCCCGGCCGTGCGCGAGGTTGTGGGGTTTGCCAAGAGGATCCCGGGCTTCCGAGACCTCCCCGAGTACGACCAAGTCAGCCTGCTCAAAAACGGAACGTTTGAG gtgcttATGGTGCGCTTTGCTTCATTGTTCGACGTGTCCGAGCGCACCGTGACCTTCCTGACGGGGAAGTGTTACAGCTTGGAGCTGCTGCGCTCGCTGCGGGCCGGGGAGCTGCTCACCTCCATGTGTGACTTCAGCGAGAAGCTGGCCGCTCTGCAGCTGGACAAGGATGAGATGAGCCTCTTCATTGCCGTCGTCCTCGTCTCCGCCG ATCGTTCGGGGATCCAGGACTTGAAGTCAGTGGAGGCGCTGCAGGACAGGCTGATCAGAGCGCTGCGGAGTCTGATCATGAAGAACCACGCCAAGGAGACTACCACCTTCACCAAGCTGCTGCTGAAGCTGCCTGAGCTGCGCTCCCTCAACAACATACACTCTGAAGAACTGCTGGCCTTCAAAGTGCACTCGTAA